The Candidatus Saccharimonadales bacterium region ATGTTAAATAATATCTTCAAGCTTTTTAATGAAAAAAACCATTTGTAAATATTGACACGAGCGGTTTGAAGTGCTAATGTTAGGCTCAATCCAGAGGTCTGGAGTTTAAAACATCATGGGTGGGAGAATTAGGAGCCATGATGGCTGGGACTAAAAAAGGCGGTCAAAAAGCCGCATTAACAAACCGAAAACGCTACGGCGCGGACTTTTACGCCGCAATCGGGCGCAAAGGTGGCAAAAACGGCCGGACTGGCGGTTTTTACGCTAACCGCGAGCTAGCTAGAGAAGCCGGCCGCAAAGGCGGCAGAATTTCTCGACGCCGCAAGGCCGCTTAGAACTTATCTAAGCGCCCCACGAAGAACACCCCTGTCAAGATGGAGTCACATCGTCTTGATTGGGGCTGTTTTTTTGATAATTTTTCAGCCGCGACGGATGCGCTGCTTG contains the following coding sequences:
- a CDS encoding KGG domain-containing protein; its protein translation is MAGTKKGGQKAALTNRKRYGADFYAAIGRKGGKNGRTGGFYANRELAREAGRKGGRISRRRKAA